From the Sphingobacteriales bacterium genome, one window contains:
- a CDS encoding RNA methyltransferase: PLILVMENIEKPGNIGAVLRTCDAAGVDAVLIAGNQTDLYNPNVIRASLGTVFTNRIGLCETRTAIDFLSSKGIEIFITTPAADKPYTSASYRLPSAIVMGSEAYGVSDKWFKTNFHRILIPMYGKADSLNISVSAAIVLYEAVRQRKLV; the protein is encoded by the coding sequence CCCCCTGATCCTCGTCATGGAAAATATTGAAAAACCCGGAAACATAGGGGCAGTTTTGCGTACCTGTGATGCTGCCGGTGTTGATGCCGTTTTAATTGCCGGAAATCAGACCGATCTTTACAATCCAAATGTCATCAGAGCGAGTTTGGGAACAGTGTTTACCAACAGGATTGGCCTTTGTGAAACGCGGACAGCCATTGATTTTTTATCTTCAAAAGGCATAGAAATTTTTATTACAACCCCCGCTGCTGACAAACCCTATACTTCTGCCAGTTACCGGCTCCCTTCTGCCATTGTGATGGGTTCAGAGGCCTATGGTGTTTCTGATAAGTGGTTTAAAACCAACTTTCATCGAATCCTCATTCCCATGTACGGAAAGGCAGATTCTTTAAATATTTCCGTTTCGGCTGCCATTGTTTTGTATGAGGCTGTGAGGCAGCGAAAACTTGTATGA
- a CDS encoding DUF2520 domain-containing protein, whose product MGTIKKITIIGAGCLGKALVRQLHIKGFQIHEIVSRKKEEVESLCQLTGATANFGDYDSVLPDADLYIVSVKDDAVFEIRKKLKIKDKLVVHTSGTLPFDALKKCSSQFGIFYPLQTFSKNRMPDFEEIPFFVWASSSASLLDLYDVAAALSKKVFTAKEDKLKTIHLAAVFASNFTNHLLKISKDILEENEIDFQILKPLVEETFKKAFELSPEDAQTGPAKRGDCTTTDKHKSMLKRDDWRALYVLFSGMIREEYADKKKD is encoded by the coding sequence ATGGGTACGATTAAAAAGATTACCATCATAGGTGCAGGATGCCTGGGTAAAGCCCTTGTCCGGCAACTGCACATAAAAGGTTTTCAGATACATGAAATTGTTTCCCGGAAAAAGGAAGAAGTGGAGAGCTTGTGCCAACTGACTGGCGCCACTGCCAATTTTGGTGATTATGACTCCGTTTTACCCGATGCCGATCTATACATTGTTTCAGTAAAAGACGATGCTGTTTTTGAAATTCGTAAAAAACTGAAAATCAAAGATAAATTAGTGGTTCATACCTCCGGAACCCTGCCTTTTGATGCCCTGAAAAAATGCAGTTCACAGTTTGGCATTTTTTACCCGCTTCAGACTTTCAGTAAAAACAGAATGCCCGATTTTGAAGAAATACCTTTTTTTGTCTGGGCTTCTTCCTCAGCTTCCCTGTTGGATCTGTATGATGTGGCTGCTGCACTGAGCAAAAAGGTCTTTACTGCCAAAGAGGATAAACTTAAAACCATCCACCTGGCGGCTGTTTTTGCTTCCAATTTTACCAACCACCTGCTGAAAATTTCCAAAGATATTCTTGAAGAAAATGAAATTGATTTTCAAATACTTAAGCCATTAGTCGAAGAGACTTTCAAAAAGGCATTCGAGTTGAGCCCTGAAGATGCTCAGACGGGCCCTGCCAAAAGAGGGGATTGCACGACTACTGATAAACATAAAAGCATGCTGAAAAGAGATGACTGGCGGGCACTTTATGTGTTGTTCTCGGGGATGATACGCGAGGAATATGCTGATAAAAAAAAGGATTAA
- a CDS encoding UbiA family prenyltransferase → MKLKQLLRDIFSLIRIKNLLIIAFTQCVAYYSLIIHGHIEYYNSHFISLMIGTVLIAAAGYLINDYFDVESDMVNRPEKVLIGKRFSQISVLIAYVLLNLAALITGAFTNLLVWFTFSITILALFFYSYSLKKIPLVGNLLVAALMAMTLVVLWFFQAGVDKVSFIFFVLFAFLSGLFREILKDAEDMEGDKAAGYLTFPVRFGYGLTEFLLFSILFIFIIFLIIYSWSMWLEHRWWISAYLLVTVISPAAYMLPKIFKSESITEIEKLTKLAKLIMITGTLSMLLLLI, encoded by the coding sequence ATGAAACTTAAACAACTGCTCAGAGATATTTTTTCCCTCATCAGAATCAAAAACCTTCTGATTATTGCCTTTACGCAGTGTGTTGCCTATTATTCGCTGATTATTCACGGGCATATTGAGTATTACAATTCTCATTTTATCAGCCTGATGATAGGTACGGTTTTAATTGCCGCTGCAGGCTATCTGATAAATGATTATTTTGATGTGGAATCGGATATGGTTAACCGCCCCGAAAAAGTGCTTATCGGTAAAAGATTTAGCCAAATATCGGTTCTTATTGCTTATGTCTTACTGAATCTGGCTGCTCTCATCACCGGGGCATTTACCAATCTGCTCGTATGGTTTACCTTTTCCATCACGATATTAGCCTTGTTTTTTTATAGTTATTCGCTGAAAAAAATACCTTTGGTGGGCAATCTGCTCGTGGCTGCCCTGATGGCAATGACGCTGGTGGTGCTTTGGTTTTTTCAGGCTGGAGTCGATAAGGTTTCTTTCATTTTCTTTGTCTTGTTTGCTTTTCTCAGCGGCCTTTTCCGTGAAATACTCAAAGATGCGGAAGATATGGAAGGCGACAAGGCTGCAGGTTACCTCACTTTTCCGGTTCGCTTCGGTTATGGGCTTACCGAATTTCTCTTGTTTTCTATCTTATTCATTTTCATTATTTTTCTGATAATATACTCGTGGTCAATGTGGCTTGAACATCGCTGGTGGATTTCGGCTTATCTGCTCGTAACTGTGATTTCTCCGGCTGCTTATATGCTCCCGAAAATTTTTAAAAGTGAATCAATCACTGAAATTGAAAAACTGACCAAACTGGCTAAATTGATAATGATTACCGGTACTTTGTCGATGTTACTTCTACTGATATGA
- the maf gene encoding septum formation protein Maf: protein MKLILVSQSPRRKELLEMAGYRFEVFVPDIDEDGFDHDNYEELPVLLARQKAAVAADVFPSDVLIAADTIVVLNGEIIGKPGDESEAFRMLKKLSGNTHTVVTGVCVRKGDTCVGFNDLSLVTFKELSDDEINFYIRNYHPFDKAGSYGCQDFIGLIGIERIEGSFYNVMGLPVHKVYPVLKEFGILPE from the coding sequence ATGAAATTAATTCTCGTTTCACAATCGCCCCGCAGAAAAGAACTCCTCGAAATGGCCGGATACCGTTTTGAGGTATTTGTTCCTGATATTGATGAAGATGGCTTTGACCACGATAATTACGAAGAACTGCCTGTATTGCTTGCCCGGCAAAAAGCTGCCGTGGCGGCTGATGTTTTTCCTTCGGATGTACTGATAGCTGCTGATACGATTGTGGTCTTAAACGGGGAAATTATCGGGAAACCCGGGGATGAAAGCGAAGCTTTCCGGATGCTTAAAAAATTGTCCGGAAATACCCATACCGTTGTCACGGGCGTTTGTGTGAGAAAGGGTGATACCTGTGTCGGTTTTAACGACCTGAGTCTGGTTACATTCAAAGAGCTGAGCGATGATGAAATCAACTTTTATATCCGCAATTATCATCCTTTCGATAAGGCTGGGAGTTACGGCTGCCAGGACTTTATCGGATTAATCGGCATTGAACGGATTGAAGGTTCGTTTTATAATGTCATGGGATTGCCTGTGCATAAAGTTTATCCGGTGCTGAAAGAGTTCGGGATTTTGCCTGAATGA